AAAGAACAAAAAAGAACAATTCAAGAGAATTTAAATTTTGAAATCAATATAGAAAATGAAATGGATTTAGGTTATTTTGTTCGTTTTATGGAATATTTAACTTTTATTTATGAATTTATTCAAAAACAAAATAACTCTAACACAGCAATTTTAAATGAACTATTTAAAAATAATATTATTAAAGAAATTAAATAACATTATAAAATTAATTAGTATAAAAATATCAAAATGAGGTTTTTATGGTTAAAAAGGTAATTTTAGGAATGTCTGGTGGTGTAGATTCTTCGGTTGCAGCATATTTATTAAAGCAACAAGGATACGATGTTGAAGGCTTATTTATGAGAAATTGAGATTCTTCTTTAAATAATGATTTTCTTGGGAATGAACATATCAATCAAAGCATTTGTCCTCAAGAACAAGATTATCAAGATGCAATATTAGTAGCTAATAAATTAAATATAAAACTACATAGAATAGATTTTATTCAAGAATATTGAAATGATGTTTTCGAAAATTTTATTCAAGAATATGCTAAAGGCAGAACTCCTAATCCTGATATTTTATGTAATAAATATATTAAATTTAAAGCTTTTGCAGATTATGCTTTTACTAATTTAAAAGCTGATTATATAGCAATGGGGCATTATGCAAAAGTAGAAAATGGTAATTTATATAGAGCCAAAGACCAAGATAAAGATCAAACCTATTTTTTAGCTCAATTAACTCATAAACAATTAGAAAAAGTTTTAATGCCTTTAGCTAATTATTCAAAAAAAGAAATTAGAAAAATAGCTGAAGAACAAAATTTAGCTACTGCTAAAAAGAAAGATTCAACAGGAATATGTTTTATAGGCGAAAGAAATTTCACCAAATTTTTACAAAATTATATTCCAATGAAGCCAGGAAATATAGTAAGTATAGTTACCAAAGAAAAAATTGGTACACATGAAGGTTGTTATTATTATACTCTTGGACAAAGAAAAGGATTAAATTTAGGTGGAATGAGTGAAGCTCACTATGTTTGTGGAAGAAATGTAAAAGAAAACATTTTGTTTGTAGCGCCGAGCTCTAATTTAAATTATTTAATTTCTGATGAATTATTGGCTTCTCAATTAAATTTAAATAATAATGATTTTAATTTCGACAACCTAACTGCTAAATTTCGTTATAGACAAAAAGATACTAAAGTAAACATTAAAATTTTAGAAAATAATCAAATTAAAGTATATTATCCTCAAGGAGCTCAAGCTGTTACACCTGGGCAACAAGTTGTTTTTTATGATGGTGATAAATGTATAGGTGGAGCAATTATTGAAAAAATATATTTTCAAAAAAACGAATTAAATTACGTGTAAAAAGGAATAAAATGAAAAGACTAACTTCAAAAGAAATAAGACAAAGTTGAATAGACTTTTTTAAAAGTAAAGATCATTTAGAAATTTCATCAAAATCTTTAATTCCTGTAAATGACCCTTCATTATTATGAATTAATTCTGGAGTTGCAACTTTAAAAGACTATTTTTCAGGTAAAAAAATCCCACCTAAAAATCGCTTAGTTAATAGCCAAAAAGCAATTAGAACCAATGATATTGAAAATGTTGGAAAAACAGCAAGACATCATACTTTTTTTGAAATGCTCGGTAATTTTTCAATAGGTGATTATTTTAAAAAAGAAGCAATTGAATATGCTTTTGAATATTTGACTAAAATTTTAGAAATTAAAAAAGAAAAATTATATTTTACTTATTATAAAGATGATTTAGAAACAAAAGAAATTTGAATGAGTTTAGGTATTAAAGAAAATCATATCATTGCAGGTGATAAAAAAACTAATTTTTGAGATGTGGGAAATGGACCTTGTGGTCCTAATACCGAAATATTTTTTGATAGAGGCGAAAAATATGATAAAAGAGGTTTAGAATTATTAATTAATGATATAGAAAATGATCGTTACATTGAAATTTGAAATATTGTTTTTTCAACATTTAATAACGATGGAGAAAATAACTATACAGAATTAAAACAAAAAAATATTGATACCGGCGCAGGCTTTGAAAGATTAGTTTCTATTTTACAAGATGCTCCTACCAATTATGATTCAGATTTATTTGCAGATATAATTAATAAAATTCAATCATTTACAACTTACAAATATAAAAGCGAAAATTATTTTATCAAAGAAGAAAATCAAACTCTAATTAATCAAAATTTTAAGGTTATAGCAGATCATATAAGAACAGTTGTTAATGCTATAGCAGATGGCGCTAAAATTAGCAGTTATGGTCGCGGTTATATTATAAGAAGATTAATTCGCAGATCAATTTACAAGGCTAAACAATTAAATATTATTGATACTTTTCTTTATAAATTGGTTCCTGTAGTACACGATTCACTTCCTTTTGAATATGATATAGAATATGTAGCTAAAATTATTAAACAAGAAGAAGAATTATTCCATAAAACAATTGAAAAAGGCAAAACTATTTTAGAAGAATATTTAAAAAATAATAAAAAAGAAATAGACGGTTATTTTGCTTTTAAAATGTTAGATACTTATGGTTTTCCTATTGAATTAACTAGCGAAATAGCTCAAGATTTTAAATTAAAAATTAATCTAGAAGAATTTGAAAAAGCTAAAAAAGAACACGCTAATAAATCAAGAGGAGAAAAAATGGAAGGAATGAAAGAGGTAATTAATTCATTAAATTTAATTAAAAATAAAATTGACAATTTTATTGGTTATACACATTTAGAATCAGAATCAAATGTTTTAATGTTATTAAATAAAGAAAATTCCATTGATCAAGCTGATAAAGAGCAAATTTCATATTTAGTTTTAAATCAAACACCATTTTATGCTACAGCCGGGGGACAAAATCATGATGAAGGATATTTAATTCAAAATAATCAAAAAATAATTATTTTAGATGTATTTAAAGATAAATTTGGCAATCATATTCACAAAGTACAAGGAAATATTAATAATAAAGATTTAATAAAATGTTTTGTTGATAAAGAAAAAAGATTAAATTTAGCCCGCAATCATTCAGCAACTCATTTAGTTTTTAGTGTTTTAAGAAAAGTTCTTGGACCACAAATTCAACAATTAGGTTCAGATATAACTTATGA
Above is a window of Mycoplasma sp. 1018B DNA encoding:
- the mnmA gene encoding tRNA 2-thiouridine(34) synthase MnmA; its protein translation is MVKKVILGMSGGVDSSVAAYLLKQQGYDVEGLFMRNWDSSLNNDFLGNEHINQSICPQEQDYQDAILVANKLNIKLHRIDFIQEYWNDVFENFIQEYAKGRTPNPDILCNKYIKFKAFADYAFTNLKADYIAMGHYAKVENGNLYRAKDQDKDQTYFLAQLTHKQLEKVLMPLANYSKKEIRKIAEEQNLATAKKKDSTGICFIGERNFTKFLQNYIPMKPGNIVSIVTKEKIGTHEGCYYYTLGQRKGLNLGGMSEAHYVCGRNVKENILFVAPSSNLNYLISDELLASQLNLNNNDFNFDNLTAKFRYRQKDTKVNIKILENNQIKVYYPQGAQAVTPGQQVVFYDGDKCIGGAIIEKIYFQKNELNYV
- the alaS gene encoding alanine--tRNA ligase, translating into MKRLTSKEIRQSWIDFFKSKDHLEISSKSLIPVNDPSLLWINSGVATLKDYFSGKKIPPKNRLVNSQKAIRTNDIENVGKTARHHTFFEMLGNFSIGDYFKKEAIEYAFEYLTKILEIKKEKLYFTYYKDDLETKEIWMSLGIKENHIIAGDKKTNFWDVGNGPCGPNTEIFFDRGEKYDKRGLELLINDIENDRYIEIWNIVFSTFNNDGENNYTELKQKNIDTGAGFERLVSILQDAPTNYDSDLFADIINKIQSFTTYKYKSENYFIKEENQTLINQNFKVIADHIRTVVNAIADGAKISSYGRGYIIRRLIRRSIYKAKQLNIIDTFLYKLVPVVHDSLPFEYDIEYVAKIIKQEEELFHKTIEKGKTILEEYLKNNKKEIDGYFAFKMLDTYGFPIELTSEIAQDFKLKINLEEFEKAKKEHANKSRGEKMEGMKEVINSLNLIKNKIDNFIGYTHLESESNVLMLLNKENSIDQADKEQISYLVLNQTPFYATAGGQNHDEGYLIQNNQKIIILDVFKDKFGNHIHKVQGNINNKDLIKCFVDKEKRLNLARNHSATHLVFSVLRKVLGPQIQQLGSDITYERFTFDFPAEEKPSDEQILEIEKIMQEIIKSNIKREYIITTTEKAKEMNAIMTIEETEYMDQNNVRLVKWGNITSDLCGGTHLEYSSQLENFKIVAVERKQAGIFRIRVVTSNKLVDKYYHEQCDFYLKELNNLISKVKQLNSNYQLEYSFDKLDNFNKYKLINKLILKVRDDYKIFNKEKATINFDYDNINFININGKQIYLNLDLDATQIKIIASTLREKYPNSYVFLGAKNNNKLLLVVATKVSNANLLFKQIAEKTQGRGGGSPILAMGTIDLLNNLDQIIIEILNNA